A stretch of the Planctomycetota bacterium genome encodes the following:
- a CDS encoding HDOD domain-containing protein — MTTSTQDREQAVKLAIREISHIATLPEITLKIVELVEDPSSTAQDLHKVIANDPALSSRILKVVNSSFYGLPGQIGSINRAIVMLGLNAVKNIAIAASLAKLFRGGDISQGFSARAVWEHAVACGAVTKMIADAAKVGMADEAFLAGLMHNIGLMVEMQYDRNKLIEVVQQLAVDGSGAPSVDIREAEANVFGADHQDFGRGLCEKWKFPSNFQLVTGFHHTPLEAPADGRRLPAMVYLADRLVGEVQGQFRLDLPSLAIDPAVLELLKLGEDDLAALRARVPEEIEAAAGLLG; from the coding sequence ATGACCACGAGCACGCAGGACCGCGAACAGGCCGTCAAGCTGGCGATCCGCGAGATCAGCCACATCGCGACGCTTCCCGAGATCACGCTCAAGATCGTGGAGCTGGTCGAGGACCCCTCGTCGACGGCCCAGGACCTGCACAAGGTCATCGCGAACGACCCGGCGTTGTCCAGCCGCATCCTGAAGGTCGTCAACTCGTCGTTCTACGGGCTGCCGGGGCAGATCGGCTCGATCAACCGGGCCATCGTGATGCTCGGGCTCAACGCGGTGAAGAACATCGCCATCGCCGCGAGCCTCGCCAAGCTCTTCCGCGGGGGCGACATCTCGCAGGGCTTCAGCGCCCGGGCCGTGTGGGAGCACGCGGTCGCCTGCGGCGCGGTGACCAAGATGATCGCCGATGCCGCCAAGGTGGGCATGGCCGACGAGGCCTTCCTCGCGGGCCTGATGCACAACATCGGGCTGATGGTCGAGATGCAGTACGACCGCAACAAGCTCATCGAGGTCGTGCAGCAGCTGGCCGTCGACGGCAGCGGCGCCCCGAGCGTCGACATCCGCGAGGCCGAGGCGAACGTCTTCGGGGCCGACCACCAGGACTTCGGCCGCGGCCTGTGCGAGAAGTGGAAGTTCCCGAGCAACTTCCAGCTCGTCACCGGCTTCCACCACACGCCGCTGGAGGCCCCGGCCGACGGCCGCCGCCTGCCGGCGATGGTCTACCTGGCCGACCGCCTGGTGGGCGAGGTCCAGGGCCAGTTCCGGCTCGACCTGCCCTCGCTAGCGATTGATCCGGCGGTGCTCGAGTTGCTCAAGCTCGGCGAGGACGACCTGGCCGCCCTGCGGGCCCGCGTGCCCGAGGAGATCGAGGCGGCCGCCGGCCTGCTCGGCTAG
- the neuC gene encoding UDP-N-acetylglucosamine 2-epimerase, translating into MGDGHALPEPQPKNESRQESSRTPGGTAVIGPGWAGEPTPQRTPARPARDRRIAVVTGSRADFGLLRPVMAAIEDRPGLQLLVVAAGAHLIPPAASFRDVKAAFDVADSVPMQKPGRATRFDDAEALGAGVARFARSFRDLEPDWVVVLGDRIEAFAAASAAAVGGWALAHLHGGDRAEGVADESMRHAISKLAHLHLAATAASADRLQKMGEPTGQIHVVGSPAIDGLAAVPAMADADYDALGSPRLVVLLHPTGRSDESEEHVAATVLAAVRSAGAAFLVLAPNHDPGRGGVLRAIREAVGEPTPHVPRDRFVGLLRRVADAGGALVGNSSAGLIEAPALGLRVLDVGPRQQGRERPEGVHHAADPSAADLERAILRMLAGPPCDAAGHPYGDGHAGVRVAALLAEVDPHSRGLIRKLNTY; encoded by the coding sequence ATGGGCGATGGCCATGCTCTACCTGAGCCCCAACCCAAGAACGAGTCCCGGCAGGAATCCAGCCGCACGCCGGGGGGCACGGCCGTGATCGGCCCGGGCTGGGCGGGCGAGCCGACGCCGCAGCGCACGCCCGCGCGGCCCGCGCGGGACCGCCGCATCGCGGTGGTCACCGGCTCACGCGCCGACTTCGGGCTGCTCCGCCCCGTGATGGCGGCCATCGAGGATCGGCCCGGGCTGCAGCTGCTGGTCGTCGCCGCGGGGGCGCACCTCATCCCGCCGGCCGCGAGCTTCCGCGACGTGAAGGCCGCCTTCGACGTCGCCGACAGCGTGCCGATGCAGAAGCCCGGGCGGGCGACGCGATTCGACGACGCCGAGGCGCTCGGCGCGGGCGTCGCCCGCTTTGCGCGCAGCTTCCGGGACCTCGAGCCCGATTGGGTCGTCGTGCTGGGCGATCGCATCGAGGCCTTCGCCGCCGCGAGCGCCGCGGCCGTCGGCGGCTGGGCGCTCGCCCACCTGCACGGCGGCGACCGCGCCGAGGGCGTCGCCGACGAATCGATGCGGCACGCCATCAGCAAGCTGGCGCACCTGCACCTGGCCGCGACGGCGGCGTCAGCCGACCGCCTCCAGAAGATGGGCGAGCCGACCGGACAGATCCACGTCGTGGGGTCGCCGGCGATCGACGGGCTCGCGGCGGTGCCAGCGATGGCCGACGCCGATTATGACGCGCTGGGTTCGCCCAGGCTGGTCGTGCTGCTGCACCCCACGGGCCGCTCCGACGAGAGCGAGGAGCACGTGGCGGCGACGGTGCTCGCCGCGGTCCGCAGCGCGGGGGCGGCCTTCCTCGTGCTGGCGCCCAACCACGATCCCGGCCGCGGCGGCGTGCTGCGGGCCATCCGCGAGGCCGTGGGCGAGCCGACGCCGCACGTGCCGCGCGATCGCTTCGTCGGGCTGCTGCGACGCGTCGCCGACGCCGGGGGCGCGCTCGTCGGCAACTCGTCGGCGGGGCTGATCGAGGCGCCGGCGCTGGGCCTCCGCGTGCTGGACGTCGGTCCCAGGCAGCAGGGCCGCGAGCGGCCCGAGGGCGTACACCACGCCGCCGATCCGTCCGCGGCCGACCTGGAGCGGGCGATCCTGCGGATGCTCGCCGGCCCGCCCTGCGACGCCGCCGGCCACCCCTACGGCGACGGCCACGCGGGCGTCCGCGTGGCGGCCCTGCTCGCCGAGGTCGATCCCCACAGCCGCGGCCTCATCCGCAAGCTCAATACGTATTGA
- a CDS encoding ATP-dependent Clp protease proteolytic subunit, with product MRRIVGSPIILSLALLMGGPALAQDDAHGAAAATKPADQHSEKAATEQEKSEMEQLREELARLKVEYEIIQARSRLATAEAETREKAIKARQALRNAEQAEELAELRAQAERLRAESSLQSAVKDRELSKMKDDAARVNAENAKLAAEVKRAKSALDLTALEYAAKTAELDARLGYLKKTTDARDKVLSEVAYPANPVIDGTLYISDRRIPLNGVITTGTATYVTERIHFFNNQSNEAPIFIVIDDCPGGSVMEGYRIVKAIESSRAPIHVVVKSFAASMAAVITTLADHSHAYPNAIILHHQMSYGISGNMTQHRERLEQSTEWMRRLAEPVAAKMGVTLDRFVEMMYENDSDGDWTEFADQAVELKWVNNVVDEIREDGVIARPTSPRFGGFFLEYEQVDPTTGQRFVRLPVLANPFDFYAMYDPNDYWRE from the coding sequence ATGCGACGTATTGTGGGAAGCCCGATAATCCTCTCCCTCGCCCTGCTCATGGGCGGCCCGGCCCTCGCCCAAGACGATGCGCACGGTGCGGCGGCGGCGACCAAGCCCGCCGACCAGCATTCCGAGAAAGCCGCCACCGAGCAAGAGAAGAGCGAGATGGAGCAACTCCGCGAGGAGCTTGCCCGCCTGAAGGTGGAGTACGAGATCATCCAGGCCCGCTCGCGTTTGGCCACGGCCGAAGCCGAGACGCGCGAGAAGGCGATCAAGGCCCGCCAGGCGCTGCGCAATGCCGAGCAGGCCGAAGAGCTGGCCGAGCTGCGGGCGCAGGCCGAGCGGCTGCGTGCCGAATCGTCGCTGCAGAGCGCGGTGAAGGACCGTGAACTGAGCAAGATGAAGGATGATGCCGCGCGCGTCAATGCCGAGAACGCGAAGCTCGCGGCCGAGGTCAAGCGCGCGAAGAGCGCGCTGGATCTGACCGCGCTGGAGTACGCGGCCAAGACGGCCGAGCTCGACGCCCGGCTCGGCTACCTGAAGAAGACCACCGACGCGCGCGACAAGGTGCTCAGCGAGGTGGCCTACCCGGCCAACCCGGTCATCGATGGCACGCTGTACATCTCGGATCGTCGCATCCCGCTGAACGGGGTGATCACGACGGGCACGGCGACCTACGTCACCGAGCGCATCCACTTCTTCAACAACCAGTCGAACGAAGCTCCGATCTTCATCGTCATCGACGACTGCCCGGGTGGTTCGGTGATGGAGGGCTACCGCATCGTGAAGGCGATCGAGTCGTCGCGGGCCCCGATCCACGTGGTGGTCAAGTCGTTCGCCGCCTCGATGGCCGCCGTGATCACCACGCTGGCCGACCACTCGCACGCGTACCCCAACGCCATCATCCTGCACCACCAGATGTCGTATGGCATCAGCGGCAACATGACCCAGCACCGGGAGCGGCTGGAGCAGAGCACCGAGTGGATGCGTCGGCTGGCCGAGCCGGTGGCCGCGAAGATGGGGGTGACGCTCGATCGCTTCGTCGAGATGATGTACGAGAACGACTCCGACGGTGATTGGACGGAGTTCGCCGATCAGGCCGTCGAGCTGAAGTGGGTGAACAACGTGGTGGACGAGATCCGGGAGGACGGCGTCATCGCGCGTCCGACGTCGCCGCGCTTCGGCGGCTTCTTCCTGGAGTACGAGCAGGTCGACCCGACGACCGGGCAGCGCTTCGTTCGCCTGCCGGTGCTGGCCAACCCGTTCGACTTCTACGCGATGTACGACCCCAACGACTACTGGCGCGAGTAG